In the Candidatus Poribacteria bacterium genome, ACCTCCTCCAGAGCAACCGGAAAACCCCCTTTTTTGAGGAGGGAATATTCGATTGTCAAAGAGCGAAAACCCAGATGCCGTAAGAGCTCATGCCCGTTTTCGACCCTTCCGCTAACCTACCCCCCTTTTTCGGGGGTTTCGGAGGTTAGCGGAGGATCTGCCGACAGGGTTAAAGGCGGAGGCATCATTACCTCCGCCGTCGCAATCCCTATGAAGCGGATCTTGGTTTGTCGATATTCGATTATAATCGATCTTTAATATGTTGTCAAGTAGGGGCGAGGCATCGTGGGAAAAATGCCTCGCCCCTACTTCCCCTCAGGGGAAGAGCCCTCTTAATAGGAGAAGGTGATTCGGCGGAGGATAAAGCCCCCCTCCCCGTTTCGGGGAGGGGATGGGGGGAGAGGTTAAGAATATAAGCTCAAAGCTGAATCGTGAAGGGTCTGTAGGTGTCGTTATCCATTATCGCCCGTTCCAGCTCCAGAACCTGGTCGTCGAAGAGCTTTCTGAAGCTCATCTTCCTCCCCTTCACCGATATCCCCTCTTCGATATATTCCTCATATCGGTCGAAAAATCGTCTCAGGCCATCCTCTGTCAGATAGATCCCCCCATCGGAGTGTCTCCGGAAGTCCTCCTCCTTGAATATCCTCAGGTTGATCGTTCTCAACACGAATCTATCCACCACCGGCTGACGGAACTCCTCGACGAGGTCCAGGGCGAGCGACTTTCGTCCATATCTGACGGAATGGAGGAATCCGAAGAGGGGGTCGAATGAATGCGCCTCCAGCAGCGAGGCGATCTCGTTGGTCAGCATCGTATATCCCAGGCTCAACAGGCTGTTTATGGGATCTGGGGCAGGACGGCGCTGTCGGGTTTCAAAGCCCATCTCGGCCCTGAGCATCCTGCCGAACCCGCCGAAATAAGCCCCGCTGGCCTTCCCCTCTATACCCATCAAACTCCCTATAGCCGATCGTGCCTCTCCCCTCTCATCGATCTCCTCGATCTGTCTCAACGCCCTGCCAACCTCATCCATCGCCTGGGATAGATCGAGCTCCGGATGGTTTCTGGCATATCGTTGCAGAAGCTGTCTCTGGTTGAAGATTTTAGCCTTCAGGATCGCCTTTGCGGTTCTGATCCTGAAAGCCGGATCGCGCCATCTGTCATGCTGGGCCATCCTCAGAAAGACGTTCTTCGAGCTGAGAGAGCTGAGCATCCCGCGCAGCCTTCCCCTCATGGAGAGGAAGGCCACGTCGACGCCGGTCTCCATCAAGGCGGCCACCGCCGGGGCGGTCAGATGGACGTTTCCGAAGATCAACATCCTATCCACATGTATCAGGGGCACTGACAGGAGCTTTTCGCCAGATTTTTCGACGACTATCCTTCCACCCTCCTTTCTGACGACCGATCCCTGCTCGACCACGTAGACGACCGCCATATCACACCTCTATAACCCATTTCACCTTATCCCCATCTCTGACCATCCTCAACATGCCCAGCTCCAGCTCCACCTCCTCCACGTTATGTTTTTTGAAAAGTTCCTCCAGCTCGTCCTCGCATTTACGGATGCTGGATTGTATCCCGCGCAGGTGTTTTCTAAGCTCTGAGAGCTTCTGCACCAGCGAGGTGGCCTGTTCTTTAAGCTCCCTCCTTTCTGATCTCTCCTCCTCTTCCCTCTCGATCCTCTCCATCTTATCCTTCATCGCCGGCACCTGATCCACCCTCAGGGCGTGGAGTATGGGGCTGGGATATCCACCTGGGGGCAATCTGAACCTGCAGTTACATCTCAGATTGGCGGTCAGCTCAGGGTAGTTCCCCCTGATCCTGGCACAGCTCAACGGATACGGCTCGAGCCTGGAGATGAATTTGTCCGTTATCCTCTCGCTGTAGTTGAGGGTGTGGCTCATGACGGCGTGGATCGCCTTTTTGCCCTCCTCTCCAAGGTGTCCCAGCGTTCTGAGTATGAGGAGCCGTTCGTGATGTTGGAGCCAGTTCGTCTCCTTGGACTTCCTACAGAGGAACTTCAGCACGTTGCATCCCGATACCACCTTGATCGTGAGCGGCATATCGGGGAACATCTCGGCGATCCACGACTCATCTCCGCCGAACGGCTCAACCGTTGTTCCAACGTTGAGTATCCGGTTGACCTTCTCCAGCGGTATGGGCTCGATGTTTTTGAGCAGCTCCATCTGATCCTCATATGGCAGCCCAGCCTCGTCGAGGAAAAGGCATCTCCTGCCCGATTTGGAGTGGATCCCAAGTGGGAGTTTTATGAGCTGGCCGAACTGGTTCTCCTTAACCCTGGTCTGCTGCGGGAAAAGCTCCCATCCTATGGAAGGAGAGGGTTTCCCTGCCTGTTCGGTTATCCTCTGCAGGAACTCCTTAGCGATCTCGCCCTTGACCGGCTCCAGGAAGAAGAACCAGCAATGTCTGCCCTTGTAACCGCTATCCTCGATATAGCATTTGACGCCCAGCTTTTCGGCCGCGGCGGCTATCCTGAGGGCATCCTGGTGAGTCCTTTGCAGTAGCTCTTCCTTTTCCTGATCATCCGCTCTGAACAGGTATTTCCTACCTATATCCACATCCACGGCTGCAAAAGAGACGGTGTTGTTCAACCTCAGCAGATACACCCCGACCGTTTTTCCTCCCCGGATATGTTCCTTGAGATCTGATGTCCGGATCTGCCTATCGATCCTCCTGAAAACCCTCACCCCCATCGAATCTATCCCCTCGACGGCGAAGACACCTTCCCTTCCGGAGAAGATCTCCAGCATCATCTCCAGATCCTCTTCCGATGGCTCCACCTTAACCTGGGCTGATGCGGTCAGTTTTGAGCTTTCGGGGAGCGCTGTTTCGATAGCGGGCTGCGTTTCACCTTTTATCCCTTCGCCCAGCCGGTTCATCTCTCTGGCCAGCCTGTAAAATCCCATCTCCGCCAGATCGAAGGAGAGCTCTTCTAGCTTTGAGGGCATCATATCATCCTGCCAGCCGATGAGGGTTTCCCTGATCCTACTCAGCATCTCCTCGGTAATCCCCGCCTTCTCCTCTGAGAGTAGTTTCCTTAGGAGCTCCACGGCTTTCCCTTCGGTCTCCTCATCATGCAGAGGGGATACCAGTTCGATGAGGGCCATCTCCCTTCTATCGGCCCGGATCCAGAGCTCCGCCAGATAGAGGTTCATCTGCGGCGATTGATCCCGCATGTTGAGCCTTGCTTTGGCGAGATCTGAGATGGGGCGTCTATCTCCCGTTTCGACCGCCGATGTCAGCAGGGCGGCAAGCATGGGGAGGCTGATCGGATCGAACCACGGGGTTAGGCCGTAGTAGTTACGCCATCCGCGGATGGAGACCAGAATCTGCTGGAGCTGTCTCATCGGCGGCATCGCCTTGATCTCCTCGTGGAGGGACTGGAGCTTCAGTTTAAGTATCTCAGAGGCTTTTTGACTGGCACGCCTGCCGGTTGAATCGAACTGGTATCCCAGAAAGACGAACCCTTCCTCCTCTACGTTGTAGATATGCGTCTTATCCTCGTTCAGGGTCAACTTGAGTCCTTCCAGCATCTCCTCTATATCCTCAAGAGCTCGTCTCACCTCATCCTCATCTCGGCCGAAGAGGGCTATATCGTCGGCGTATCGGACCATCTCGTATCCACGTTGTGTGATGTATCTATCGAACGGCGTGAGATAGATATTCGCCAGCAGCGGCGACAGGCCGCTTCCCTGTAAGACCCCTATCTCACACTCGCGAAAGCTCATGTTATCGAAAACCTCCACTTTCAGCATCGTCTCGATCAGGTTCGATATCTCCGGCTCGTTCACCCTCTCGTTAACCATCTGCATCAGTATCTTATGGTCTATGGTATCGAAGAAGTCGTCTATATCGGTCCTCAGCACCCAGTGATACCCGGCCTGGATGAGCTCCTGGACGATACGCACGGCTTTGAGGGCGCCCTTATGAGGTCGGTATGCGAAGCTGCACTCCAGAAAGGTGGGCTCAAAGACGGGAGAGAGCACCTTATGCAGGGCGACCTGCACGATCCTGTCCTTGATCGTCGGTATGGCGATCTCACGTTCCGATCCGTCCACCGAGCTGAGCTTGAACTTCCT is a window encoding:
- the cas1 gene encoding CRISPR-associated endonuclease Cas1, whose product is MAVVYVVEQGSVVRKEGGRIVVEKSGEKLLSVPLIHVDRMLIFGNVHLTAPAVAALMETGVDVAFLSMRGRLRGMLSSLSSKNVFLRMAQHDRWRDPAFRIRTAKAILKAKIFNQRQLLQRYARNHPELDLSQAMDEVGRALRQIEEIDERGEARSAIGSLMGIEGKASGAYFGGFGRMLRAEMGFETRQRRPAPDPINSLLSLGYTMLTNEIASLLEAHSFDPLFGFLHSVRYGRKSLALDLVEEFRQPVVDRFVLRTINLRIFKEEDFRRHSDGGIYLTEDGLRRFFDRYEEYIEEGISVKGRKMSFRKLFDDQVLELERAIMDNDTYRPFTIQL
- the ltrA gene encoding group II intron reverse transcriptase/maturase, translated to MIRISTLWDQLTDISTLREAWMKVSQNRGAPGMDGVSVEDFERNAEENLAQIQRELISRTYSHSPVRKFKLSSVDGSEREIAIPTIKDRIVQVALHKVLSPVFEPTFLECSFAYRPHKGALKAVRIVQELIQAGYHWVLRTDIDDFFDTIDHKILMQMVNERVNEPEISNLIETMLKVEVFDNMSFRECEIGVLQGSGLSPLLANIYLTPFDRYITQRGYEMVRYADDIALFGRDEDEVRRALEDIEEMLEGLKLTLNEDKTHIYNVEEEGFVFLGYQFDSTGRRASQKASEILKLKLQSLHEEIKAMPPMRQLQQILVSIRGWRNYYGLTPWFDPISLPMLAALLTSAVETGDRRPISDLAKARLNMRDQSPQMNLYLAELWIRADRREMALIELVSPLHDEETEGKAVELLRKLLSEEKAGITEEMLSRIRETLIGWQDDMMPSKLEELSFDLAEMGFYRLAREMNRLGEGIKGETQPAIETALPESSKLTASAQVKVEPSEEDLEMMLEIFSGREGVFAVEGIDSMGVRVFRRIDRQIRTSDLKEHIRGGKTVGVYLLRLNNTVSFAAVDVDIGRKYLFRADDQEKEELLQRTHQDALRIAAAAEKLGVKCYIEDSGYKGRHCWFFFLEPVKGEIAKEFLQRITEQAGKPSPSIGWELFPQQTRVKENQFGQLIKLPLGIHSKSGRRCLFLDEAGLPYEDQMELLKNIEPIPLEKVNRILNVGTTVEPFGGDESWIAEMFPDMPLTIKVVSGCNVLKFLCRKSKETNWLQHHERLLILRTLGHLGEEGKKAIHAVMSHTLNYSERITDKFISRLEPYPLSCARIRGNYPELTANLRCNCRFRLPPGGYPSPILHALRVDQVPAMKDKMERIEREEEERSERRELKEQATSLVQKLSELRKHLRGIQSSIRKCEDELEELFKKHNVEEVELELGMLRMVRDGDKVKWVIEV